One genomic window of Glycine soja cultivar W05 chromosome 9, ASM419377v2, whole genome shotgun sequence includes the following:
- the LOC114367272 gene encoding protein SPEAR3-like, which translates to MDSSYFGEPNMGNERVSGSSSSSSRKGKKNNQDKPKQPQRGLGVAQLEKIRLHGQMACGGYHPPYPSNFNNEDPRVQTPYLSVPSSSSFSYSSSSTSYSPSYGFQPNIVMSLPEYERTNIGYGDSQPTNIARWEHSTAQTRPLLNLYDSQHIDTKKYISGSGGASSQNSESSDTQEPDLELRLSL; encoded by the exons ATGGATAGTAGTTATTTTGGAGAGCCAAACATGGGAAATGAAAGAGTAAGTggttcttcttcgtcttcttcaaGAAAAGGGAAGAAGAATAATCAAGACAAGCCAAAGCAACCCCAAAGAGGATTAGGTGTTGCTCAATTGGAGAAAATCAGATTACATGGTCAAATGGCTTGTGGTGGCTATCACCCTCCATACCCATCTAACTTTAACAAT GAAGATCCAAGGGTGCAAACACCCTATTTATCAGTACCATCATCCTCATCTTTTTCTTACTCATCCTCATCTACATCTTACTCACCTTCATATGGCTTCCAACCCAACATTGTG ATGTCCCTACCCGAATATGAAAGAACAAACATTGGATATGGAGATTCACAGCCAACAAATATTGCAAG ATGGGAACATTCCACTGCTCAAACTAGACCTTTACTTAACCTATAT gACTCACAACACATAGATACCAAGAAGTATATAAGTGGTTCCGGTGGTGCAAGCAGTCAGAACTCTGAATCAAGTGACACTCAAGAACCAGATTTGGAGCTAAGACTTTCTCTTTAA